The DNA region CTCTACTCCCGAGAAGCTTACCTAATCTTGACGCGTTTTTCATCATATCGGGTGTCGCCACGAGAACATCAAACTCCATCCAACCCTTACTAATTTTTTCAACAAGATCATCTTCACCCACGGTATCCGCGCCAGCAGCTTCTGCTTCCTTCACTTTCTCACCTTTTGCGATAACCGCTACGCGTTTAGTTTTCCCCGTCCCTGCGGGTAACACAGTCGTCCCGCGGACAAGCTGGTCAGACTGTTTTGGATCAATCCCCAGCGCAATATGAATCTCGACGGTACTGTCAAACTTAGTCACTGCAGTTTTCTTTAACAGTTCCACCGCTGCTTCAACGGTATACAACTTCTCCGGATCAATTAATTTCTGTACTTCCCTAAACTTTTTACCTGCCATAAACTTAATACTTCCTCTTATTCCTAAATTTCTTAAATACCCCTATTTCTCCACAACTTCAATACCCATACTCCGCGCAGTACCTTCCACCAACAACATTGCACCTCTCATATCCTTTGCGTTGAGATCCGGCATCTTAGCTTTTGCGATTT from Elusimicrobiota bacterium includes:
- the rplA gene encoding 50S ribosomal protein L1, coding for MAGKKFREVQKLIDPEKLYTVEAAVELLKKTAVTKFDSTVEIHIALGIDPKQSDQLVRGTTVLPAGTGKTKRVAVIAKGEKVKEAEAAGADTVGEDDLVEKISKGWMEFDVLVATPDMMKNASRLGKLLGSRGLMPNPKAGTVTFELEKTVKELKAGRIEYRVDSYGIVHLPIGKASFDKDKLLLNVNAIIGAITQARPAAAKGQYIKSITLTTTMGPAIHVEALQKVAA